A stretch of the Clostridium botulinum genome encodes the following:
- the deoC gene encoding deoxyribose-phosphate aldolase: MKLNKYIDHTLLKPQATEADIKKVCEEARKYDFASVCVNTCYTSLVSKELEGTDVTTCVVIGFPLGATTTETKVFEAKQAIEQGAGEVDMVINVGALKAKKYDYVKNDIQSVVEAAKGKAIVKVILENCLLEKEEIVKACKLSKEAGADFVKTSTGFSTGGATVEDVKLMRETVGPDMGVKASGAVRTREDAEAVIAAGANRIGASASIAIVEGTKSQNAGY; the protein is encoded by the coding sequence ATGAAATTAAATAAATATATTGATCATACATTATTAAAACCACAAGCAACAGAAGCAGATATTAAAAAAGTTTGTGAAGAAGCTAGAAAATATGATTTTGCTTCAGTTTGTGTTAATACATGTTACACTTCATTAGTAAGTAAAGAATTAGAAGGTACAGATGTAACAACTTGTGTTGTAATAGGTTTTCCTTTAGGAGCTACAACTACAGAAACTAAAGTGTTCGAAGCAAAACAAGCTATAGAACAAGGTGCTGGAGAAGTAGATATGGTTATAAATGTTGGAGCTTTAAAAGCTAAAAAATATGACTATGTAAAAAACGATATCCAATCAGTAGTTGAAGCTGCCAAAGGAAAGGCGATAGTTAAAGTAATACTTGAAAATTGTTTATTAGAAAAAGAAGAAATAGTTAAAGCTTGTAAATTATCAAAAGAAGCAGGAGCTGATTTTGTTAAAACTTCAACTGGATTCTCAACTGGTGGAGCAACTGTAGAAGATGTTAAATTAATGAGAGAAACAGTTGGTCCTGATATGGGAGTTAAAGCATCAGGAGCAGTAAGAACTAGAGAAGATGCTGAAGCAGTTATAGCAGCTGGAGCAAACAGAATAGGAGCTAGTGCATCTATAGCAATAGTTGAAGGAACAAAATCACAAAACGCAGGATACTAA